The DNA window GACGCGATCGACGAAGGCCGAAACGCTCTCGGTGTAGCTGTCGGACTGCGTTGGCCGCCCACGTTGATGTGCCACGACTTCAGCGGCGGCAATGACGGCGGTTGCCGCATCAGCGTCGACGGACGCGGGATCTTCGTCAAGCACGGCTTCAAGCGCCTCGAGGACAATATCCCAGCCCTCGGCACCGTCCAGCTCCCATGCCCAGTCAGCTGCGGCGTCATTGCCAAACGGTTGTCCACTCCAGGTTCCCATGAGGGAATCATAGGGGGAACACCGCGGCGGGCTACAGCCGCCCCACCCGCTCGTCGCGCACGTCGTCCTGCGCCGCGATCGGTTCACTGATCAGCCGCAGCCCCGAATCGGTGTTGGACGACGCGGTGAGCGCGCTGATCCAGTCGAGATTGATGTTGGGCAGTCTCGATTCGTCGTACCGGAAATAAAGCGAAATTCCCGGAGCGATCCACAGGCTCCCCGGAGGTCCGCCAGCGCCGTCAGGCAGCTTCCAGCGGAAGGGAAAGCTCTCGCCCCGCCTGAGCTTCGCACCGATCACGATCTGGAGGTGCGCGAGCGTGCGATCGTCAAGGTTGATGCTCGTCGTCGAATC is part of the Mycetocola zhujimingii genome and encodes:
- a CDS encoding DUF4259 domain-containing protein codes for the protein MGTWSGQPFGNDAAADWAWELDGAEGWDIVLEALEAVLDEDPASVDADAATAVIAAAEVVAHQRGRPTQSDSYTESVSAFVDRVPAPPAEIASVALRALDIATVPDGELAELWADAGEDEWAEANQRIREALSLPPLVAPAPAAPRKRTGWGWGKGNRES
- a CDS encoding ATP-dependent DNA ligase; amino-acid sequence: MGRLVYDSTTSINLDDRTLAHLQIVIGAKLRRGESFPFRWKLPDGAGGPPGSLWIAPGISLYFRYDESRLPNINLDWISALTASSNTDSGLRLISEPIAAQDDVRDERVGRL